A stretch of the uncultured Desulfobacter sp. genome encodes the following:
- the minE gene encoding cell division topological specificity factor MinE yields MLQEFLRRFTGQKRSSDEAKKRLQFSLVYDKLEVNDTTLTDLQTDIVNVISKYFEIDQNALELKVKNDKDVSALVFNTPILHVKRKRT; encoded by the coding sequence ATGCTGCAAGAATTTTTGAGACGGTTCACAGGCCAGAAAAGAAGTAGTGACGAAGCAAAAAAGCGGCTTCAATTTTCTTTAGTTTACGATAAGCTGGAAGTGAACGACACCACTTTGACTGATCTTCAGACGGATATCGTTAATGTGATATCAAAATATTTTGAAATTGATCAAAATGCATTGGAGCTTAAGGTTAAAAACGATAAAGATGTCTCTGCTCTGGTGTTCAATACCCCGATTCTCCATGTAAAAAGAAAACGGACATAG
- the minD gene encoding septum site-determining protein MinD, whose translation MEGKIIVVTSGKGGVGKTTATSSIGAALALEGKRVAIVDMDIGLRNLDVVMGLENRIVFNIVDVVQGRCKIDQAAIRDRRIENLFLIPASQSDNKDVLSPAGVERVAKELRKKFDYVIMDSPAGIERGFENSIAGANEAVVVCTPDVSAVRDADRVIGLLYARSLEPKLIVNRLEPARVERGEMLSHEDVLDILSIELAGLVPMDEKVLISSNTGTPLVLQNDSTAGQAFRRIAKRLNGEEVPIEVPNQKTSVWSKLSKTFGLR comes from the coding sequence TTGGAAGGTAAAATTATTGTCGTAACATCTGGAAAGGGCGGCGTAGGTAAAACAACAGCGACCTCTTCCATCGGCGCAGCCTTGGCTCTTGAAGGAAAAAGGGTCGCTATTGTGGATATGGATATCGGACTGCGTAATCTTGATGTGGTTATGGGCTTGGAAAACCGGATTGTTTTTAATATTGTGGATGTGGTACAGGGTCGGTGCAAGATTGACCAGGCCGCCATCCGGGACAGACGTATTGAGAATCTTTTTCTTATCCCGGCCTCCCAAAGCGATAATAAAGATGTGCTGTCACCGGCAGGTGTTGAACGCGTGGCCAAGGAATTGCGCAAAAAATTTGATTATGTGATTATGGATTCTCCGGCCGGTATTGAAAGAGGGTTTGAAAATTCCATTGCCGGCGCCAATGAAGCGGTTGTGGTCTGCACCCCGGATGTATCAGCCGTCAGGGACGCGGATCGCGTTATCGGCCTTTTGTATGCCCGCTCCCTGGAACCCAAACTCATTGTTAACCGTCTTGAACCGGCGCGTGTGGAACGTGGGGAAATGCTCAGTCATGAAGATGTGTTGGATATTTTATCCATTGAACTGGCAGGGCTTGTACCCATGGATGAAAAAGTACTCATATCCTCCAACACCGGTACGCCCCTGGTGCTCCAGAATGATTCCACTGCCGGACAGGCTTTTCGTAGGATTGCCAAACGTTTGAATGGCGAAGAGGTTCCCATTGAGGTGCCAAATCAGAAAACCAGCGTATGGAGCAAACTGAGTAAAACTTTCGGGTTAAGATAA
- a CDS encoding septum site-determining protein MinC produces MINFDNTAPVKLKGAGGGLWITIDPSHPESEIIAETDRLLKKLKHLAINADVILDVGDAGGQEDLVARVKAHLESNFELGTISTTPKKRSIPTERRRQRDLSKGWNHHKSDVLMLRGRVRSGQKINARKHLVITGDVNPGAELTAGGDVIVLGTLAGKVHAGYPENDEAIIFALVFNPNLVKIGLVTATGAGEPGSQGPEFACVDQDGIVVKDYMKENPFKRMPWPEVI; encoded by the coding sequence ATGATAAATTTTGATAACACCGCTCCTGTAAAACTCAAAGGTGCCGGTGGCGGGTTGTGGATTACCATAGACCCCTCCCATCCGGAGTCTGAAATCATTGCTGAAACCGACAGATTGTTGAAAAAGCTCAAACATCTGGCTATAAATGCGGATGTGATACTTGATGTTGGTGATGCCGGCGGGCAGGAGGATCTGGTTGCCAGGGTAAAGGCGCACCTTGAAAGCAATTTTGAGCTTGGCACGATTTCGACGACCCCCAAAAAACGCTCCATTCCCACCGAACGTCGCCGTCAAAGGGATCTGTCCAAGGGTTGGAATCATCATAAAAGTGATGTGCTTATGCTCAGGGGGCGGGTACGTTCCGGGCAAAAAATCAATGCCAGAAAGCATCTGGTCATCACAGGGGATGTGAATCCCGGTGCCGAGCTTACCGCAGGCGGCGATGTTATTGTGCTTGGCACCCTGGCTGGAAAAGTTCATGCCGGTTACCCGGAAAATGATGAGGCCATAATATTTGCCCTGGTATTTAATCCAAATCTGGTAAAGATCGGCTTGGTGACAGCCACCGGCGCTGGCGAACCAGGAAGCCAGGGGCCTGAATTTGCCTGTGTGGATCAGGACGGGATTGTGGTCAAAGATTATATGAAAGAAAATCCGTTTAAACGGATGCCCTGGCCGGAAGTGATATAA
- a CDS encoding response regulator — protein MEHITTATQFEKTDAVEALANGIAHDVNNLLTAIKGHASLMLNNVNPTDPLYNHIIEILSSVDKGSDLANQLLGFAMADEVYLTRMDANRLVRSVVETLNLKGRRIILDVSLDAKPLIIKGDPEKIKQVVTAIITNALQAMPEGGKLSVRTEAAAILNGTADDFGVESGFFCKITISDTGIGMESATLERIFKAFYSHKHKQFPEKKGLGLTFAKKIVKHHNGVIDVWSSLNVGSSFSIILPLAEYNHNHLDDMPSAQEELKLGHECVLLVDDEQRILNVGRTLCKALGYTVFTAASGKEALKIYKDKKDDINVVVLDMIMPGMDGLDVFLALKKLNPDIKVLLSTGYAIDENAQEMLRQGCKGYILKPYSVVDFSHKLREILE, from the coding sequence ATGGAACATATTACAACTGCAACTCAGTTTGAAAAAACAGATGCTGTGGAGGCCCTTGCCAACGGCATTGCCCATGACGTTAATAATCTGTTGACCGCCATCAAGGGACATGCCTCCCTGATGTTGAACAATGTTAATCCCACAGACCCGCTTTACAACCACATCATTGAAATTTTATCCAGTGTTGACAAAGGATCCGATCTAGCCAACCAGTTGCTCGGATTTGCCATGGCCGATGAAGTTTATTTAACACGCATGGATGCCAACAGGCTGGTGCGATCTGTGGTGGAAACTCTTAACCTGAAAGGGCGGCGGATCATTCTGGATGTAAGCCTTGATGCCAAACCTTTAATTATCAAGGGCGATCCTGAAAAGATTAAACAGGTGGTCACTGCGATCATTACTAATGCATTGCAGGCCATGCCCGAAGGCGGTAAGCTTTCTGTGCGCACGGAAGCTGCCGCAATTCTTAATGGTACGGCAGATGACTTTGGGGTGGAGTCCGGGTTTTTTTGTAAAATTACCATATCCGATACCGGCATCGGCATGGAAAGTGCCACCTTGGAAAGAATATTCAAAGCCTTTTATTCACACAAACACAAACAGTTTCCGGAAAAAAAAGGACTTGGGCTTACCTTTGCAAAGAAAATCGTAAAACACCATAACGGGGTCATTGATGTTTGGAGCTCTTTGAACGTCGGCTCCTCTTTTTCCATTATTCTGCCCCTGGCAGAGTACAATCACAACCATCTGGATGACATGCCCTCTGCCCAGGAGGAGTTGAAACTTGGCCATGAGTGTGTGCTTTTGGTGGATGATGAACAACGCATTCTTAACGTTGGCCGTACATTATGCAAGGCCCTGGGGTATACGGTTTTTACAGCGGCTTCTGGTAAAGAGGCCTTGAAAATCTATAAGGATAAAAAGGACGACATAAATGTTGTGGTTCTGGATATGATCATGCCGGGTATGGACGGACTGGATGTGTTTTTAGCGCTGAAAAAACTTAATCCTGATATCAAGGTTCTGCTTTCCACAGGGTATGCCATTGATGAAAATGCCCAGGAGATGCTCAGACAGGGGTGCAAAGGATATATTCTCAAGCCCTATTCCGTGGTGGATTTTTCACATAAGTTAAGAGAGATTCTTGAGTGA
- a CDS encoding response regulator transcription factor has translation MQLKVLIADDHAIIREGLRSLLENRGIQVMDIAKNGREAVEKAIVLQPDIVMMDISMPDLNGVEATAKIRKEVPHTRVIALSMHSSKKIVDKMFDSGASGYILKESAFDEIYDAIQEVLRTNFYLTPAIARMCNDGQGKNSSTGETQPQFNKISRKEREVLQLIAEGKKTRDIAETLGVSVKTVETHRRNIMKKLNIFSVAGLTKYAILEGIIALE, from the coding sequence ATGCAGTTAAAAGTCCTAATAGCTGACGATCATGCCATCATCCGGGAGGGGTTGCGAAGCCTTCTGGAAAACAGGGGCATACAGGTTATGGATATTGCAAAAAACGGCAGAGAGGCCGTTGAAAAGGCAATCGTCCTTCAGCCGGATATTGTGATGATGGATATTTCCATGCCTGATCTCAATGGCGTGGAAGCCACGGCCAAAATCAGGAAAGAGGTGCCCCATACCAGGGTGATCGCTTTATCTATGCATTCAAGTAAAAAGATTGTTGATAAAATGTTTGATTCGGGCGCTTCCGGATATATTCTTAAAGAGTCTGCTTTTGATGAAATTTATGATGCTATCCAGGAGGTCCTTCGTACAAATTTTTACTTGACGCCCGCCATTGCCAGAATGTGTAACGACGGCCAGGGCAAAAATAGCAGCACAGGGGAAACACAGCCCCAATTTAATAAGATTTCCCGCAAGGAACGGGAAGTCCTTCAATTGATTGCTGAAGGCAAAAAAACCAGAGATATTGCCGAAACACTGGGTGTAAGTGTTAAGACCGTAGAAACCCATCGAAGAAATATTATGAAAAAGCTTAATATTTTTTCAGTGGCCGGCTTAACCAAATATGCCATCCTTGAAGGCATCATCGCTTTGGAATAG
- the aroB gene encoding 3-dehydroquinate synthase, producing MIKTFTVKGRQSTSAIHVGASLSCVEDYLPNQGPVVIVTDENILKHYGASFPAGHVITIGTGEKIKTLATVEYILREMINAGCDRSSFLLAIGGGIVCDIAGFVASIFLRGIPFGFVSTSLLSQVDASVGGKNGVNLDAFKNMVGVFNQPQFVLCDIDMLSTLPAREISNGLAEIVKHGLINDRPLLEFVENNQDKALGLDRETVFRMVADSVAIKSRVVQADEREAGERRKLNFGHTIGHAFEKLNPCGHGRAVAAGMVAAAQFSQQKGHINEKDVDRIKDLLSGLGLPVTFDFPAEQIIEAASRDKKKQGNNLFFVFLKQIGQAWVENISYEELNGFIRGYFS from the coding sequence ATGATTAAAACGTTTACGGTTAAAGGCCGGCAGAGCACATCGGCTATCCATGTAGGCGCGTCTCTATCCTGTGTAGAAGACTATCTGCCGAATCAGGGCCCTGTGGTTATTGTTACCGATGAAAACATCCTCAAACATTATGGCGCATCATTTCCTGCCGGGCATGTGATCACCATTGGCACAGGAGAAAAGATTAAAACCCTTGCTACGGTAGAATATATCCTGCGGGAAATGATTAACGCCGGGTGCGACAGGTCAAGTTTTTTGCTGGCGATAGGTGGTGGCATTGTCTGTGACATCGCTGGATTTGTGGCGTCTATTTTTCTAAGGGGCATCCCTTTCGGCTTTGTTTCCACCTCCCTTCTTTCCCAGGTAGATGCCAGTGTCGGAGGCAAAAACGGCGTTAACCTGGATGCGTTTAAAAATATGGTGGGGGTATTCAACCAACCGCAGTTTGTCTTATGTGACATCGACATGCTGTCCACTCTGCCGGCCAGAGAGATCTCTAACGGCCTGGCCGAGATTGTCAAGCACGGACTGATCAACGATCGTCCCCTTCTGGAGTTTGTCGAAAATAACCAGGATAAAGCCTTGGGCCTGGACCGGGAAACGGTTTTCAGGATGGTTGCAGACTCAGTGGCAATTAAATCTCGTGTGGTCCAGGCAGATGAACGGGAGGCCGGGGAGCGCCGCAAGCTTAACTTCGGGCACACCATCGGACATGCGTTTGAAAAACTGAACCCCTGCGGTCATGGCCGTGCAGTCGCCGCAGGGATGGTCGCGGCAGCACAATTTTCCCAGCAAAAAGGGCATATCAATGAAAAAGATGTGGATCGAATCAAGGATTTGCTTTCAGGCCTTGGACTGCCTGTTACCTTTGATTTTCCCGCTGAACAGATCATTGAGGCGGCATCCAGGGATAAGAAAAAACAAGGAAATAATCTATTTTTTGTTTTTCTTAAACAGATCGGACAGGCTTGGGTAGAGAACATCAGCTATGAAGAACTAAATGGTTTTATTCGTGGTTATTTTAGCTGA
- a CDS encoding Fur family transcriptional regulator gives MDLFYQKCKANKLKITPQRVAIYKVLTASVSHPSAEQIHREVKKQFPNISIDTVNRTLLTFAGAHMIDVVEGHGDPRRFDSNQTAHHHFYCVSCHKIFDFEADLLDKLALPPDMEKNFLITGKRVCLTGYCDQCRSKTADEKK, from the coding sequence TTGGATCTATTCTACCAAAAATGTAAGGCAAACAAGCTGAAAATTACACCCCAGCGTGTAGCAATTTACAAGGTGTTAACAGCGTCTGTTTCCCATCCCAGTGCAGAACAGATCCACAGAGAGGTAAAAAAACAGTTCCCTAATATCAGCATTGATACGGTGAACCGAACACTTTTAACCTTTGCCGGCGCTCACATGATTGATGTTGTGGAAGGCCATGGTGATCCCCGACGATTTGACTCAAATCAAACAGCGCATCACCATTTTTACTGCGTCTCCTGTCACAAAATATTTGATTTTGAGGCAGATCTTTTGGACAAATTAGCTCTGCCCCCGGATATGGAAAAAAATTTTTTAATCACGGGAAAAAGGGTCTGTCTGACAGGCTATTGTGACCAGTGCCGCAGTAAAACGGCAGATGAAAAAAAGTAA
- a CDS encoding rubrerythrin: MASLKGTKTEKNLLTAFAGESQARMRYTYFASQAKKDGYVQISEIFTETANQEKEHAKRFFKFLEGGEVEITGSFPAGVIGTTLENLKAAAAGENEEWSQMYPEFAAVAREEGFDAIAMVFDMVSVAEKQHEKRYNDLAANIEAGTVFKKDAPITWRCRNCGYLHEGTEAVEMCPACAHPQAHFEVLGENW; encoded by the coding sequence ATGGCAAGTCTAAAAGGAACCAAAACAGAAAAAAACCTGCTCACCGCTTTTGCCGGTGAATCCCAGGCAAGAATGCGCTACACTTATTTTGCCAGCCAGGCTAAAAAGGACGGCTATGTCCAGATTTCAGAAATTTTTACCGAAACAGCCAACCAGGAAAAAGAGCATGCAAAGCGCTTTTTTAAATTTCTTGAAGGCGGAGAAGTCGAGATTACCGGCAGTTTTCCTGCTGGTGTCATCGGCACGACCCTGGAAAATCTGAAAGCTGCTGCGGCCGGGGAAAATGAGGAGTGGTCCCAGATGTATCCGGAATTTGCCGCTGTTGCCAGGGAAGAGGGATTTGATGCCATTGCCATGGTTTTTGACATGGTGTCAGTTGCTGAAAAACAGCACGAAAAAAGATACAATGACCTGGCAGCCAATATTGAGGCCGGCACAGTATTCAAAAAAGATGCCCCGATCACCTGGCGGTGCCGGAACTGCGGATATCTGCATGAAGGGACCGAAGCAGTTGAAATGTGCCCTGCATGTGCCCATCCCCAGGCTCATTTTGAAGTTCTCGGTGAAAACTGGTAA
- the trxA gene encoding thioredoxin yields MAENIIHLNDEDFDELLKTSDKPIMVDFWAPWCGPCKAIGPTLEALAGEFGDQITIAKVNVDDNPISPSKHNVQAIPTLIFFKDGAVVNQITGMVPKEKLEEAIKSVL; encoded by the coding sequence ATGGCGGAAAATATTATTCACCTCAATGATGAAGATTTCGACGAACTGTTAAAAACTTCCGACAAACCGATTATGGTCGATTTCTGGGCGCCCTGGTGCGGACCGTGCAAAGCCATTGGCCCTACCCTTGAAGCATTGGCCGGTGAATTTGGTGATCAGATTACAATTGCCAAGGTCAACGTGGACGATAACCCCATAAGCCCTAGTAAGCACAACGTTCAGGCCATTCCAACCCTTATTTTTTTCAAGGATGGGGCGGTCGTCAATCAGATTACCGGCATGGTGCCAAAGGAAAAACTTGAAGAGGCAATCAAGAGCGTTCTTTAA
- the trxB gene encoding thioredoxin-disulfide reductase: MTEYDLVIIGAGPGGLTAGLYAARARMNVLLIEKAVPGGQILVTDWIENYPGFPEGISGYDLAEKIKEQAMALGLEIETAEVQGLDLSGTTKEVILKEKRIKTKSLIIASGASPRKLGVGEDKFMGKGISFCATCDGPFFRDKVVVAVGGGDTAIQESIFLTKFAKKVYVVHRRDELRATKILQERAFSNDKIEFLWDSVVTGMDGFFGVEKVNLKNLKTGNESQIEANGCFIWIGILPNTEFIKGDVKTDESGFILVDTKMQTNVPGVFAIGDVRDTPLRQIATAVGDGAMAAVSAEHYVENL, encoded by the coding sequence ATGACTGAATATGATCTGGTGATTATCGGTGCCGGGCCTGGCGGCCTGACGGCAGGGCTGTACGCAGCCCGAGCTCGAATGAATGTTTTGCTGATTGAAAAAGCGGTTCCCGGCGGTCAGATCCTTGTCACGGACTGGATTGAAAATTATCCCGGATTTCCCGAAGGTATTTCCGGATATGATCTGGCCGAAAAAATAAAAGAACAGGCCATGGCTCTGGGGTTGGAGATCGAAACTGCGGAGGTTCAAGGACTTGATCTTTCCGGAACTACCAAGGAAGTTATCCTCAAAGAAAAACGCATAAAAACCAAGTCCCTGATCATTGCCTCGGGCGCATCCCCCAGGAAACTTGGCGTTGGCGAGGACAAGTTCATGGGTAAAGGCATCTCCTTTTGCGCCACCTGTGACGGGCCTTTTTTCCGGGACAAAGTAGTGGTTGCCGTGGGCGGCGGGGATACAGCTATCCAGGAATCTATTTTTCTTACCAAGTTTGCCAAAAAAGTGTATGTAGTTCATCGAAGAGATGAACTGAGGGCCACTAAGATCCTTCAGGAACGCGCTTTTTCCAACGACAAAATTGAATTCCTCTGGGATAGCGTAGTGACGGGAATGGATGGTTTTTTCGGCGTTGAGAAAGTTAATCTAAAAAATTTAAAAACCGGCAATGAGTCACAAATTGAGGCAAACGGCTGCTTTATCTGGATCGGTATTCTGCCCAACACCGAATTTATAAAAGGTGACGTAAAAACCGATGAAAGCGGTTTTATTCTTGTGGACACCAAAATGCAAACCAACGTACCCGGTGTGTTCGCCATTGGCGATGTCAGGGATACGCCTTTGCGCCAGATTGCAACGGCTGTGGGAGATGGCGCTATGGCTGCAGTCAGTGCAGAGCACTACGTAGAGAACTTGTAA
- a CDS encoding outer membrane protein assembly factor BamD — translation MKKLLSAGMIFLLLSGCSLFEETHQMNKNAQQLAAEGAASFMNEDYEGAVKAYTDLKDWYPFSQYAILAELKIADAHFHLEEYPEAIAAYENFEKMHPKNEAVPYIINQIAMCWFKQIDTIDRDATPAQKALSEFQRLIRLFPEDEYSQKALAYIDSCVDNMASHELYVANFYNKTKKYEAALKRYQYIVENYAGTDQSQIALEKIPELSKHMNNKEK, via the coding sequence ATGAAAAAATTGCTTAGTGCAGGAATGATCTTTCTTCTGCTGTCAGGGTGTTCCCTGTTCGAAGAAACCCATCAGATGAACAAAAACGCCCAACAGCTGGCAGCTGAAGGTGCCGCTTCATTTATGAATGAGGATTACGAGGGGGCGGTTAAGGCTTATACGGATCTGAAAGACTGGTATCCGTTCAGTCAATACGCCATTTTGGCGGAATTAAAGATTGCTGATGCTCATTTTCATCTTGAAGAATATCCAGAGGCCATTGCAGCCTATGAAAATTTTGAAAAGATGCACCCCAAGAATGAGGCTGTGCCATATATCATCAACCAAATCGCTATGTGCTGGTTTAAACAGATAGACACCATAGACCGGGATGCAACGCCCGCCCAAAAGGCACTAAGCGAATTTCAAAGACTGATCCGGTTATTCCCGGAAGATGAGTACAGTCAAAAAGCCTTAGCATACATTGATTCCTGCGTTGACAATATGGCCAGCCATGAACTGTATGTCGCAAACTTCTACAACAAAACAAAAAAATATGAGGCTGCACTGAAACGGTACCAGTATATTGTGGAAAATTATGCCGGGACCGATCAAAGCCAGATCGCCCTTGAAAAAATTCCAGAGTTATCTAAGCACATGAACAACAAAGAAAAATAA
- the rpmB gene encoding 50S ribosomal protein L28: protein MSKECAICGKKPMVGNNVSHAHNLNKRRFNPNLQRVRAEIKPGCVRKIDVCTSCIKAGKVTKAS from the coding sequence ATGTCAAAAGAATGTGCAATCTGTGGAAAAAAACCAATGGTAGGCAACAATGTCAGCCATGCTCACAATCTCAATAAAAGGCGCTTCAATCCCAATCTCCAGAGAGTTCGTGCGGAGATTAAACCTGGTTGCGTCAGAAAAATTGATGTATGTACATCCTGTATTAAGGCAGGAAAGGTAACCAAAGCCTCTTAG
- a CDS encoding PhoH family protein — protein sequence MKKIFILDTNVILHDSGCIHQFKDNDIYIPITVIEELDKFKKGNNVINCNARDFLRTLDALSSDTMLNGGAPIDDGKGSIAIRLDTALDPIIENNFNEITPDVRIINIAYAIAKENEFKNVVFVTKDVNLRLKARSIGLKTENYNSQYVENISEMYTGMKVVNNISSQVLDQLYQKPYETDTANLGEDVALFANENVILKNGSKSALAYFDGTSQTVKLIQPRICYGIKPRNSEQTFALNAMLNPDIALVTISGKAGTGKTLLALAAALAKKQFYRQIFIARPVVPLSNKDLGFLPGDVASKLDPYMQPLYDNLSVIQNHFNENGSNGKNIKELIEEEKIVITPISYIRGRSIVRVFFIVDEAQNLTPHEVKTIITRAGEGTKIIFTGDIFQIDHPYLDTQTNGLAYIIEKMKGQNLYAHINLEKGERSELAELASKIL from the coding sequence ATGAAAAAAATCTTTATCCTGGATACCAACGTCATCCTTCATGACAGCGGATGCATTCATCAATTCAAAGACAATGATATTTACATTCCCATTACAGTTATTGAAGAGCTGGATAAATTTAAAAAAGGGAACAATGTCATTAACTGCAATGCACGGGACTTTTTAAGGACTCTGGATGCATTGTCCAGTGATACGATGCTCAACGGCGGGGCGCCCATTGATGACGGAAAGGGCAGTATTGCCATCCGCCTGGACACTGCCCTGGATCCCATAATTGAAAACAATTTTAATGAAATTACTCCGGATGTCAGGATCATAAACATTGCCTATGCCATTGCTAAAGAAAACGAATTCAAAAATGTCGTTTTCGTAACCAAAGATGTAAACTTGCGCCTGAAAGCCCGCTCCATTGGTTTAAAAACGGAGAATTATAATTCCCAGTATGTTGAAAACATCTCCGAGATGTACACCGGTATGAAGGTGGTGAATAATATCAGTTCCCAGGTACTGGACCAACTATACCAGAAGCCCTATGAAACCGACACCGCCAATCTGGGAGAAGATGTTGCGCTGTTTGCCAATGAAAATGTGATATTGAAAAATGGATCCAAGTCCGCCCTGGCCTATTTTGACGGTACCAGCCAAACCGTGAAACTGATTCAACCCAGAATCTGTTACGGCATCAAGCCGCGGAACTCCGAACAGACTTTTGCGCTAAACGCCATGCTCAATCCGGATATCGCACTTGTTACCATTTCCGGCAAGGCAGGTACTGGAAAAACGCTGTTGGCTCTTGCCGCCGCTCTGGCTAAAAAACAATTTTACCGCCAGATTTTCATCGCCCGGCCCGTTGTACCCTTAAGTAATAAAGATTTGGGGTTTCTTCCCGGAGACGTGGCTTCCAAGCTGGACCCCTATATGCAGCCCCTGTATGATAACCTCTCTGTGATACAGAATCATTTCAATGAAAATGGTTCCAACGGAAAAAATATCAAAGAGCTGATAGAAGAGGAAAAGATCGTTATTACACCGATTTCATATATACGGGGCCGATCTATTGTACGGGTGTTTTTTATCGTGGATGAGGCCCAGAATTTGACGCCTCATGAGGTAAAAACCATCATCACCAGGGCAGGAGAGGGCACAAAGATTATTTTTACAGGAGATATTTTTCAAATAGACCATCCTTATCTGGACACCCAAACCAATGGGCTTGCCTATATTATAGAAAAGATGAAGGGTCAGAATCTTTATGCCCACATTAATCTTGAGAAGGGTGAGCGTTCTGAGTTGGCGGAACTGGCTTCAAAAATTCTGTAA